In the Augochlora pura isolate Apur16 chromosome 7, APUR_v2.2.1, whole genome shotgun sequence genome, TTTCATGTCGATGCGAATGTAATTCATTGTAGGTACCCAGCTTGCTCGGCTGAAAAGCCATTTTTTACCCCGaggaattgtataaaattatcattcGACCAGCCGGATCGACAACTAACTGGTCACGAATCAATCGGGCAGCAGTTTTTTGCGTCGCGGTCCAGCTGCACGCGGCGCGAAAATCGACAGCGGCGCACGTGGTCGGATGTTTTGAAATTTCGAGCGTCGGGATCGGTGTCAGGAAAACAGTTTTTTCAGCACGAAAGTTCCCGTCGACGGGGTGACGTCTCGCGTGGACGTAAACACTGGAAGAATCCGCGGTGGACTATGCTCCTGAAAGCGGGCGGGGTGGGGGCCGCGACAGCGGCGCAGACGTCACTATCGGGCGAACATATAATCGAGCGATCGAAGGGGAGCAGGCCAGTTTGCACAGACCGTTCGAGTGGAATGCGCCGTTGCGTCGTTCTACACCGTCGACCCCACGTGAACATCTCTCGGCGCCGTTGTTAAGCGTTGTTCACGCGAACGAACACGTCCGGTCAAAGATCCTTACGTAACACGGATTTGCGCCTATCGACGCCGGCGCTACTTCGAGAAGTTCCGAGTGTCTACGCGTGTAACAAACATACAAATACACGGAGACGCGATTGTGCGGTACAGTCGAGGAGATCAACGTGCGACAGAAGTGTGTACGGAGCCaggaaacgaaaaagaaaagtgaaCGAATAACGCAAGCAATAATGACCGATCGCAGAACATTTGTGATATTCGCCGCTGCCCTGGCGCTCGGATGTCACGTCCTGTGCGTCACTGGTTCCGCGATACCCATGTGGGAGTTTCTCTCACGGGACGAGAAAGTAAGTATTGTCTCAAGGTTCCATCGTTTGCTATTCGCGCGCTCCTCCGACGTGCTTTCCTCCGGCGCGACCGTGCGGCGGCTAGTCGATACCATCTATGGTGAACATTTAACAGTTGTCGGGCATTTCCGTCACCGTTGATTCCTGCCGTCGCGCATCTTTCCACGGGGCTCGAGCAGGAGCTGAAACAGAAAGGAAACGAGTGATACCGTGCCGCAGCATCATTCTCCGCGAATGCACGCACACGCGTCCGATATTGGGAAAATCCGACTTTCTCCGAACAGCATCGGCCACGATAAAACATCCTCTCTTCGTGCACTTGTGCAGTCCGACCGGGTGCAATTGCGCGAGCGCGTCTCGGACATTGACTTTTCTCATGACATTGCGCCGTTCTTCTCGCGCcacttctctcttctttcttcgtatttctttttcatcgtcGCGGTACACCCCGAGTAAACGATCAGCGCGGCTAGAACCGAGAAGAAAACgttctttgaattttatttaagctaATGGAAGTTGATAATTGTTGAGTCGGCGTTATTAAGCAACGATTaccagactgcggatctttaagaaattaaataaataaaagtttcttcttctctcaATGTCTTCGCAGCCGTATGTTTCGACTACACATTTTTGTCGTAAATCCgcgaaatccgcagtctggcGATTACGGGCAATTAGAGGAATCGATACATTGGCGCGATAATCGCGGATTTCCGACGGCAACGAACGGCGGAATGTAGGCTGCGtatcgtaaaaattcattcgagtTGAATGCACCGGGGAGACGCCTCGCAGCGTTTGAATAAGTCACGGTGAATTTTGCGTCGTATCTCTCTGCGCTACGTGCACTAACACGCAGTAGGTATTTTACGGTTGGGCAAGTAAAAGAAACGTGAAATTGGTGTTCATCGCGTTGCATGCAATAAATCGCTCGTTCGGGGCtgctcgtctctctctctctctctctttctctctctctctctctctctctctctctctctctaaaacCGTGCGTTTGCACGTTCGCTTGAAGTTCAAGAACGCTCCCATTATTCACGCTTCGATCGAACTTATGTATCGCAGCTACCGATCGACACGTACATGAATGGGTTAACGCAGAGGCGGGCTTAGATTTTTACCGCCCTAGGCTAACATATCTTTGCCGCCACGCAACGGAAAGAGAAGGTAAGGGGAAGAGTGATCGTGAGCGTGTCAGAAACTAGATTTAGCATATTTATTGCAGCAGGTAGATGCTTCTAGAATTACTTGAATTAATTCTGTAAGCGTTTCTGTACAATAACTAGAacttttcttcaattttactattacttggaatttaaataatataaaaaagctATCATTTTTTTAGTTTCGTATGAGCTTACATTAAGCTTATATTATTCAAGTCACTTAGaccaattttaaaacagttacGCCATTTTAAAAGTCTTGACACAATTTCGCTCCCCCTGTACAATTATCTTTTCTAACTCCTTCGTGTGccaatatagtaatattttttttttggtcaattcgtaataattaattataaaactagttaatattatacaatattttattacgtatAGGAGAAACTAAATCCCGCTCCTGAGTTAACCCATAACAGTCCAATGTTCCCATATACGCGGCACAAATTGATAAAACCGTAAAATCTTGGTAGAAAACTTCGGCAAAAGATgcgacgatttttatgaatatatatcaatgattttttttacgaattaaatcttttcttctcacatattttatataaaaatctctaGCGCGAGAATTTCTCTCCGCATGAATAATAACGCGCAACTTGGTGATATGTACGCTTGAAATACCTCTGGACTGTGAACGCTTAATGTATACGGTGTTAAGTTTGCCAAAGCTGCGAACAATTTTGCAGGAACCTACATTCGTCGTGTGCTCGACGTTCACTCGTCTCGCGCTAATTGTTTATACAAGACCCGAAGACTTTCTCTCGTTTCCGGAATCCTTTAAGAGACAACACAATGATCCACCATCGATCACCGCGTCGTCGGTCTATATCTAGGTCAGCACGGGAAACCGTGCATCCTTGCTCATGTAGTCCGCCGAGATTCGAACGTATCGCGGTGCGCGCTCCACCTAAACGTGACCATTGCTTTTCTGGTCGAACAATATCACCGCGTCGATCTGCAATAAACAACTGTTATCAGATACGTTATTCGTTTGTTCGATTCACTTTATACTTATCGAATAAGAgatgttaaatttttgtattaaaatataaacgaaatgaAGTAAACGAAGTAAGAGAATAACAaatatcttattcgataaatatcaaattatttgtgCCTGAAAACGTACCAAAGACACAGCAATTGATCACCCCAGAACGACTGCCCACCATTACCCCATAGTCTATCGAACGTTGGTAAAACGAATTCACCCCCATTTGGTCTCGTTTCACAATAATCGTGCATAGTAAGAATATGAAACGGTATGACCGGTCAAATGAAATCGATTTGATTTGAAAGAGGTAGCATTGGGAAACTCCTGAAAAAGATTCCACCCATTATGCAAGCAGCCAGTCTGTCATCATCGGACGCACGTCGCAGCGTtgcccccccctctctctctctctctccaccgcGTACCTTAGGTTTTTCGAGAGGGCCTGAAAGCTGTTACAAAAACTGTCATTAGAAATTCTAAGGTCGGCCGTGCACGTAATCGTGTTCGGCCATAGATGGGGCCAAAAGGagcgtgcgtgcgtgtgtgtgtgcgtgtggaCATCGATTATTGCGCTTTATGTAGGAACGCGAACGGGGGCATGTttcgtcgcgtcgacgcgacacgacgcggcgcggcgcgacgcgacggttaGAATTTATCGTGACGAAaacgacaaaaaaaaaggCGCGTATCGCAATCAGGTCCGATACGTGACGGACGGGCCGGGCCGGACCGCGGCTCgcatatatatttgtttgttataACTGTCGTGTAACCGATATCCCGTGCGTTACACATTGCCGAGTTTCACCGGACGCGCGCAGAATGCATTGGCGTACGGAATGGAAAACAGCTTTCGCGATGATCGGTGTACTTCGCGTCGAACAGAAAGAGAACCGTCCGCAATTTCTACCCGACTCTTGCAACTACGGGTAGAGCCTCGATCGTTCGACGCAATGAATCACAAGATTATTCTATTTGAACAGCATTAGCAATTGTATTAACAAAGTGTCGGATTAAATATCCTTGCGTATACATCGAAAGAACGGATAATCGAGTTTCTACTGCATCACGGTTGCGCAATAGAATATGAAATTAGTATAAGATTAATGATGCGAGGAACGTGCGCCGAAGATACGAGTAAAAATACGATCGAGAGGATCACCGAGCGACTGCGATTGCTATAAAATTACGATTCACTCCGTGTTCCTCGTGCTTCAGCCTATCCATCTAACCAGAACGTTCTGTTCCAGATGAGCCACCTGTTCCGGATGTTCAGCCAGCAGGTGGCCAAGTTCTGCGCCGATTCCTCGATGCCGGACTGCAACAAGAATCTGTTGGTCTCATGCCTGCGGAATTTGGCGACCATGGACGACACTGTTCTAGATAAACTGGACCCCTATCAGCACGGCGCGAAGGAAATGAGTAAGCGATATTTAAtgaagtttataaaatttcggtCACCTATCGCAATCCGGTCGAAGAATGCCACACttcgattgaaaaaaaaagaacagaacgAGCAATAAATCCCAATGGATCAGGCGATTGTACACGAGACAATATAAATCCTGGTCCCAGAAAATCGTGTTTGGTACGGACGAAGTAGAAGTGGCGAATCATGGCCAGACTCGGCAGCTACCATTTATCCAACAGCGCGGGTTCACTGGGGATATCGAAACTCGTTTTTCTCGGAAACGGGGCTATttaggaaaaaagaaattgcagtCCAGCTAGCGTTTTCGTAATTACATGGTAATTACGTTcgttaaccagttagctgtttttCTCGAGTGTGCTTGTAATAACGGAAAATGTCTCTGTTTGCTCGTGACGAATTCCTTGCTGAAAAACAGCTACGTACACGGCAACATASACTtagatattgtttattaaatSATATACTTCATGAAAAAAGAGTGYCgcatttaaacgaaatatgaaaaagatCAAATATACACGGTACAATTAATGAACTGCAGATYTTATGCATTTAYTGYGAATACTGATTYAAAAGAGCACCGTTACRTTATTTTctatcgattaaaataattcttgttttacaaaattaatgRATAACCTTGTTRTTTTGCATACAGATYCGCARtcaaataaataaagcaactTAAACATTTAAMAAAGAGAAAAGAatagctaactggttaaaatgTAGTGGTACGTGCAAATGCTCAGAATGTATGAAAAAAAACATCATATTTGATAATCAATTAAcgccgtttttttttctttcgttataGTTTGGAGCGCTCTGGTAAAGAACGGATTTTCGACCAGGATTGGCCACGAGCACGATGGCTCCTACTTCACGACCGGATCCGATCCATTAGGTATGTGTGCAACTTGAACTTTGAGACATTAATTATACCTATAGATCATGTTACAaatatcgaacaatttttttaaatgatcttGCAAGATTCGAGATATTTTGACTCGGAAAATATGTTAACGGAATATATTGACTCAGAAAAGTAACTCGTTCATTAAAACGGCATTGCAATCTCGCATCTTGGGAATCTAATGGCGCTAAAGTCGAGCAGAAGGATAGATTAGAAAAACGCGGGAAGTCGTTCGCTCGAAATTAATGGTGCGGCGAAGGAAATACCAACACCGATCGGGCAATCGAAAATGTTCATGAACTAGCGTGTacaagtctctctctctctctctctctctttctctctatcgtAACGCGTAGTACGAGTAAAAGATAACTAGACGGACTGTATGAAAAGTAATTAACGAGAGAAAGTTCTAATCGACGGAAAATCGAAACTCGTTTGAGACTGAGATTAGACCGCTTCGCCGACACGTtaggtgcgcgcgcgcgcgcgtacccgATCAACGACGGGCACGCTAATTAACCTTTACATTAAccgtgaaaattgaaatcgcaCGGCAGTCACCGGGAAAAATCAGTGATCACTGGGATCGGAGTCCGTCCGATGTCCGTGACCCGAGACGAACGAAAACAAAtggcggcgccgcgccgcgccggtcgcgAGAAAGTTCCAGCCACCGTCTCAATCGCTTTCGTTACACtagaaagtttttttttcatcttttttttccccccaaACGAGATCGCGTTTTGATAGCGGCAACGCTCGTTTCTCGGATCGACCGCTTTTCTTCGGTGCACTTTCACCCGATTCACTTTACCGATGATCGAGGATTTCGGTACTCCCTTTAACCCGAATCGTTCTCCCCGCGGACAAAGACCGATCTAGGGCAAAGGAGTCAATTACCGTGGCCTGTTGCCAGCCTTAAAACTAAATCTACCACGGTCAAATAACCGGTTTcttatcttaaaattataaaagttatgaAGACACTTTTATGAGAAATGATCGAATACAGCACTTTATCGCAGCAATTGCAACAATACGAACATTACAgaatctaaaaaaataaattgaatttgcaacagttttactatGTGGTAGGTTTGGCGTTAAACGACGTTTCTTAAGAACTTAAGAATTATTCTACGGTAACTGGTTCCACTACCCTAGTTGCAGAAAAAGCCGATGTCGCGAACGAAACGCCGGAGATGCTGCGGACGTCGAAAAAGAGGTCAATTTCTTCAAAAGCACTTTCACGTTTTCTCCGAAGGAAGCCGTCGCGCGCTTTCCTCCGCGAAACTAgatcgaaaagaaaacaattcgCTGAACGAACCGATTAGAAACGCactttacaaaaaaaaacaaatccATTTCCGTGGCTCGAAATTGTGGAGAAGTTTCACTCGCGGTGGAACATGCGCGCGTACGCATTCTCCCGAGCATGCATATGGATCTTCATACATATTCCGCTGCGATCCATCGAATTTCACTTCCTTTCACGATCAGCTCGGCTGATAAGTTTTTCCGACAGCAGTATATGTATTCAAGAGATGCAAATTAGCATCGGATTACGCGAGATTAAAAACTGGTTTACTTTTCTCTTAAGACACGTCTTTGAATATGTAGCTTCAGCTGTATCTTCATGTGTAGATCTTTAGATACATCTTCTTAAAGAACGTAGCTAATAGTCGATCGTTCCCTTGCGGTTTTTATACAGTCTGCGtgaaaagtattcgtacaccctttaaaatgaaaaaacgtTTTTATAGTTGGATTAAGcaatctaaatttttatttgagatgTTATAGAGAGATTAAGTTACTGTATAATGACTAAAAActtgttttcaaaaattgcaattggttGAAATATTCACTCGTCCTTTAACTTTTTAATCCGAGTCCCTGTAGTCTATCAGCATCGACGAAATCTTCGGCATGCAAACAAATTACTGAGACCTACAAAAGAAcgcattgttaaaattttcattctatgGTCAGATAAATAAAGTCCAATCTTTATCACTCCAACTAATAGGAATTTCTGGATACAATCTTTTAGCCATTGTTTAGTAAACCGATTCTCCTCAACAAAAACATCTCTTGgcccaattataaaaaagtaatacCATTTTTGACACCAATACTTTTTACACTGACTGTACACTCTTCCCACCGCAAACGTTTGAGTGACTTctctcgagcggcgactcttgTGGAATCCAAAGAGTTTAGATAACAGAGCGTTGAAATATGTTAACGAGAACAGATCGACAGCCGGTGAGGgctattatgaaattaatttgtaatcgtCCCGAATGAATGAGATTCCTTGCAGACCCCTATCCAGGAGTCCTTGCGAAGGATAATCACGATCGGACGATCAAGCTGCCGGAAGTAGGAACTACCGATGCGGCTCGGTGTGAAAATATTACCCATTCGATTATCATAACGCGGAGGTCACGTCTcggttaaaaaatgtctatcGCGCCGGTACACGCAACGGCGAGCGCGATTTAAACGTGCCCGATCgtgctgaaaatatttacgacgGAAAGTTCCTCCTTCCGTTGAAATTCGCACCTCGTAACGACACCGTGAGTCCCTTTACCGGCGAACCGTGTCTCCTTAATCTCGAATCAGCCTCGACCGAGGGGTCGCTCATCAATCCGATCGATTCATTATGCGCATAATTGATTCCAGTCATGTTTATTCCACCTGCTACACCACACCTTGATTACAATTCGCATTATGTCACGCGAGAGAAGTCTCGGCTAGAAATTCGTTTTGGTAATTAACGTTTAGCTCTTTTCGTTGTTTTTCGAATCGCTCTCGAATGCATTCTAGTCGTTGTTACTTAGCGCGATTGACcctttctaaaaataaaaagaaataaagaaaaattttacgcCACGCTCGTAGAAaacacaaattaaataaaaatagattgtACCTTTCTCTAGgctcgataaattgaaaacttatcgatattattaaattcttcgtaCGTCTTTTACCAACTTCTTCCAAATTCGGCAAACTATAACATCTAATCTCGAACATCTTTTCAGCTACCAGCGACAGCGAGACGAACGGCTTGGGCGAAGAGACGGCGCCGTCGCACGATTACATTCGGCCGCCCGCGGAGCACACAGGCCCATACTTGGTCGGGCCGATGGTGATCCGTGTTTACCCGGACGGCCGGCCGGTCCCCGAAGACTCGACGCGTCCATTGCCGCGTGACGAGGACGTCGACGAGTACAGATCATCTCGCGTGCCGTCGATCGAGGAACTCGAGGCGGACAGGAGCTCGTTCTACGGAAAACGATCCAAGGGTAACTCGTTTTCCGAGGCTAAAAATCATCGGCGTCACACGCCGTTTGACAGACGGCTGCTTCAAGAGGTCGTCGCTAAACGCAAGATCCATTACTACTGAGGGGACGCGAGACTCATCGCTGAGGAATGTACCTTCGGACGCCGGAAATGGCAGACAAGTACAAGGAGCCGCGTGTCCCGCGCAACGAACGCTCTGTGTTCCCGCTTGTTCGACCGTTCCGCCGGGTCGGACTGATCTGGACCCGGGACGCGCGCAGACCGCTCGGAACGAAATAATTGGTAATCGATATGCCGGTGACCGAACTTTTAATGTGTTCGAAGACGCCACGGCAAGAGTCAAACTTAATTAACAGTCGTCGAATGTCTGCCGACGATATGCGGACAGAGTGCACTGTCTTACCGAactacagggtgtcccatttGTGCtgaggaaaaggttacttccAATGACTTAAGGACTTGGGGTACTCTGTATAGCTAAAGCAGTCTTTCATGGTGCGAGTTGAAGACAGGATTATTTGTTACCTAAATGTAGGGAATTCGTTGTGTACCTTACACGATGGAATTCATTTCTGATAGATATCGCtgattatagaatttaatctTATACAGATTGCTTGTTCGTATATGTAATTACTTCTTTAGGGCAATACGCTGCTGGTCGATAGTACAGGTTATGTCAACAGTTGAATTGATCCTGTACGTCCATTGATACACTCGTAAACATCTCACAGAGTCAGCGACGGCGAGTTTAAAAAGACTGCTCCTACGAAGGACATTTTCACGTTTTcttaattagcaattaattaacgatagACCTTGTTGCAggtctttaaaataatttagacgTACGTAACGAGGCACCAGCTGTTAGATGACGATTGGTCGGCCATTAAGCTCTTCTATGCTTTCATCGTTGTTGATTTCTCGTTCGCGCAAAATTTGTCGACTTCACTGTACATAG is a window encoding:
- the Reg-5 gene encoding rhythmically expressed gene 5, which gives rise to MTDRRTFVIFAAALALGCHVLCVTGSAIPMWEFLSRDEKMSHLFRMFSQQVAKFCADSSMPDCNKNLLVSCLRNLATMDDTVLDKLDPYQHGAKEMIWSALVKNGFSTRIGHEHDGSYFTTGSDPLATSDSETNGLGEETAPSHDYIRPPAEHTGPYLVGPMVIRVYPDGRPVPEDSTRPLPRDEDVDEYRSSRVPSIEELEADRSSFYGKRSKGNSFSEAKNHRRHTPFDRRLLQEVVAKRKIHYY